The proteins below are encoded in one region of Carcharodon carcharias isolate sCarCar2 chromosome 2, sCarCar2.pri, whole genome shotgun sequence:
- the LOC121275286 gene encoding small nuclear ribonucleoprotein E-like, translating into MMYRGQAQKVMVQPINIIFKYLQNQSRIQVWSYEQVNIMIEGCIIGFDEYMNLVLDDAEEIHMKTKSRKPLCRVMLKGDNITLLQSVHS; encoded by the coding sequence ATGATGTACCGTGGGCAGGCTCAGAAAGTGATGGTGCAGCCCATTAATATTATTTTCAAGTATCTTCAAAATCAATCCAGGATCCAAGTATGGTCATATGAGCAAGTCAACATTATGATAGAAGGCTGTATAATTGGATTTGATGAATACATGAACCTTGTTTTGGATGATGCAGAAGAAATTCACATGAAAACAAAATCAAGAAAACCATTGTGCCGTGTTATGCTGAAAGGGGACAACATCACTTTACTACAGAGTGTCCACAGCTAA